In Puntigrus tetrazona isolate hp1 chromosome 7, ASM1883169v1, whole genome shotgun sequence, the following are encoded in one genomic region:
- the LOC122349092 gene encoding LOW QUALITY PROTEIN: alpha-protein kinase 1-like (The sequence of the model RefSeq protein was modified relative to this genomic sequence to represent the inferred CDS: inserted 1 base in 1 codon; deleted 2 bases in 1 codon): MSGQQVALLLQECLRRAGTGPEGDTQPRRAAEGAGPAGPYRISVWPFPGDLSTLLQEAKDRKWPFVEEKWQYKQSVTPEDKINSSDLVRKHLLQLLAFLRDSISSEEPEWAVAVVFLLDRLLYWMDGSHLLLKIAKALHKRYPDVPIAPQVIIRQARVYLNTGKLQKAELILSSLISSASTGSWTYQKFSDQTLVQAVGLQVRGQVLQTLGLWLEAAELIWASLIGFYTLPQPDKKGIGTSLGLLANTLTSMNDRDFTALQEKPHIDLGFLGESGHRLLSAARAAKMAVVFSQYGSLYVLTNVVAQGICLLSYSFSKKCPAEDQQTYLALAKEAFEIGLLTKTTGDVVTSKLELHTFLKASYCLAVAHRWMLGPSETTASAMSVCREAMTLFIDYCARGDSRRAXKIMAKIQQIKLLLKVKTFRNSDPQSFIPDIYRSMEFGRSCSRFGDFAKALDVSGKHHQSMQKDDHSRPFDPSGSGSSLYLADTEQSSLGSYELVDDFSSGSIINPSNQSSASPSVPNTFRNNSGNPSQSQLMQKLATSEDVEDILSKKSNTQHKGNQKNAKMSSSSFSSGSSWERVSRQSQSSIETEGDIEDPSHEGSHARVSCTKGGSTSAHSLCDSSASRSSWQKLSISPIANGEHLEHHSQSSIETEEDIVDAFHEGNDARVSRTKGGSTSSFSLCDSSASRSSWQKFTISPIANREHLEHHSQSSIETEEDIVDASNEGNDARVSRTKRSTSSFSLCDSSESRSSWQKLSISPIANREHLEHHSQSSIETEEDIVDASHEGSHARVSRTKEGSTSAHSLCDSSASRSSWQKLSISPIADEERLEHHSQSSIETEEELIDLSHSSREINNDAKVGCTKGGSTSSFSLCDSSASRSSWQKLSIANVEQLELTHTKERTDQRLEVPDKIPECPGTLSSTESDPFEELGFEHLSTASSPCKDCFKNCIMGSDVLTERDYRSLLAGACQRCLLERLPNKALKPLDPIQLEKAYDAVVLKYSRAADVWIGSESSVYVGKLMGVQGKQRRAIEVQYLHQEQLLSSYVGKEYLKAKGLHAHLDDVERQMTAQYYVTEFNKRLYDNNVTTQIFFIPSEVLLILEKDRIVTCLSAEPYMSGTFVKLTNNTRDTDERHDATKYGIAFGHFTYEFSAHQEVVVDLQGWITANGKGLTYLTDPQIHSLLKPRSSNFQQTGIDNFIRHQHGDQCNEICRAAGLAHIGPTGRQKPA; this comes from the exons ATGAGCGGGCAGCAGGTGGCGCTGTTACTGCAGGAGTGTCTGAGGCGCGCAGGCACCGGACCTGAGGGAGACACGCAGCCCCGCCGCGCGGCAGAGGGCGCTGGTCCAGCAGGTCCTTACAGGATTTCAGTTT GGCCGTTCCCGGGGGATCTGAGCACGCTCCTGCAGGAGGCCAAGGACAGGAAGTGGCCGTTCGTCGAGGAGAAATGGCAGTACAAACAATCCGTGACGCCCGAGGACAAAATAAACTCGTCGGATCTCGTCAGAAAACATCTGCTGCAGTTACTG GCGTTCCTCCGAGACAGTATCTCCTCCGAGGAGCCGGAGTGGGCCGTTGCCGTGGTTTTCCTGCTCGACCGCCTGCTGTACTGGATGGACGGCTCTCATCTGCTGTTGAAGATTGCTAAAGCGTTGCACAAGCGTTACCCGGACGTTCCCATCGCCCCTCAGGTCATCATCAGACAGGCTCGTGTCTATCTGAACACCG GTAAGCTGCAGAAGGCCGAGCTGATCCTCAGCAGTCTGATCAGCAGCGCTTCAACAG GCTCGTGGACGTATCAGAAGTTCAGTGATCAGACGCTAGTGCAAGCCGTCGGTCTTCAGGTGCGAGGGCAAGTGCTGCAGACGCTCG GCCTGTGGCTGGAGGCTGCTGAACTCATATGGGCGTCTCTGATCGGTTTTTACACTCTTCCACAACCTGATAAAAAG GGTATTGGGACGTCTCTCGGGCTCCTGGCAAACACCCTGACCTCCATGAATGACCGGGACTTCACTGCGCTTCAGGAGAAGCCTCATATTGACCTG GGTTTTCTCGGAGAGAGTGGTCATCGTCTGCTGTCTGCGGCGCGGGCGGCCAAAATGGCCGTTGTGTTCAGTCAGTACGGATCGCTGTACGTTCTGACCAATGTG GTCGCTCAGGGCATCTGTCTACTATCCTATAGCTTCTCAAAAAAATGCCCTGCAGAGGATCAGCAGACGTACCTGGCTTTAGCTAAAGAGGCCTTTGAGATCGGCTTGTTAACAAAGACGACAGGAGACGTCGTCACCAGCAAGCTGGAGCTGCACACGTTCCTCAAAGCCTCTTACTGCTTAGCTGTGGCTCACAGATGGATGCTCGGCCCGTCCGAGACCACCGCCTCAGCCATGAGCGTCTGTCGGGAAGCCATGACTTTATTCATAGATTATTGCGCTAGAGGAGATTCTCGTCGTG CCAAGATCATGGCGAAGATACAGCAGATTAAGTTGCTGCTGAAGGTGAAAACCTTTCGGAATTCTGATCCCCAGTCGTTTATTCCCGACATCTACCGTTCCATGGAGTTCGGGCGGTCTTGTTCACGCTTCGGTGACTTCGCGAAGGCACTGGATGTTTCCGGAAAGCACCACCAGTCT ATGCAGAAAGACGATCATTCACGTCCGTTCGATCCATCTGGCAGCGGATCGTCTTTATATCTGGCCGATACTGAACAGAGCAGCCTCGGTTCTTATGAGCTGGTTGATGACTTCAGCAGCGGAAGCATCATCAATCCGAGCAATCAAAGTAGTGCTAGTCCCTCTGTCCCCAACACCTTTAGAAACAACAGTGGAAACCCTAGTCAATCCCAACTGATGCAAAAGCTCGCCACATCTGAAGATGTTGAGGACATCCTATCCAAAAAATCAAACACCCAACACAAAGGCAATCAGAAGAACGCAAAGATGTCTTCGAGCTCCTTCAGCAGTGGATCTTCATGGGAACGTGTTTCAAGACAGTCTCAAAGTAGCATAGAAACTGAGGGGGACATTGAAGATCCCTCTCACGAAGGCAGCCATGCAAGGGTTAGTTGCACCAAAGGAGGAAGCACTTCTGCACATTCCCTCTGTGATAGCTCTGCATCACGTTCTTCTTGGCAAAAACTCTCCATAAGCCCCATCGCTAATGGAGAACATCTTGAGCATCATTCTCAGAGCAGCATAGAAACCGAGGAAGACATTGTAGATGCCTTTCATGAAGGCAATGATGCAAGAGTTAGTCGCACCAAAGGAGGGAGCACTTCTTCGTTTTCCCTCTGTGATAGCTCTGCATCACGTTCTTCTTGGCAAAAATTCACTATTAGCCCCATCGCTAATAGAGAACATCTTGAACATCATTCTCAGAGCAGCATAGAAACCGAGGAGGACATTGTAGATGCTTCTAATGAAGGCAATGATGCAAGGGTTAGTCGCACCAAA AGGAGCACTTCTTCGTTTTCCCTTTGTGATAGCTCTGAATCACGTTCTTCTTGGCAAAAACTCTCCATTAGCCCCATCGCTAATAGAGAACATCTTGAACATCATTCTCAGAGCAGCATAGAAACTGAGGAGGACATTGTAGATGCTTCTCATGAAGGCAGCCATGCAAGGGTTAGTCGCACCAAAGAAGGAAGCACTTCTGCACATTCCCTCTGTGATAGCTCTGCATCACGTTCTTCTTGGCAAAAACTCTCCATAAGCCCCATTGCTGATGAAGAACGTCTCGAACATCATTCTCAGAGCAGCATAGAAACCGAGGAAGAATTGATTGACCTTTCACATAGTAGCAGAGAAATCAATAATGACGCAAAGGTTGGTTGCACAAAAGGTGGAAGTACTTCTTCATTTTCACTTTGCGACAGCTCTGCATCACGTTCTTCTTGGCAAAAACTCTCCATTGCTAATGTAGAACAACTTGAATTAACGCACACGAAAGAAAGGACAGATCAGCGCCTTGAGGTCCCAGACAAGATTCCAGAATGCCCAGGAACTCTGTCGTCCACCGAGAGTGACCCATTCGAGGAACTGGGGTTCGAGCATCTGTCTACAGCCTCGTCACCGTGCAAGGACTGCTTTAAGAACTGCATCATGGGAAGCGACGTCCTGACTGAGCGTGACTACCGATCTCTCTTGGCTGGAGCTTGTCAGCGCTGCCTGCTTGAGAGGCTGCCGAACAAAGCGCTGAAGCCCCTGGATCCCATACAGCTGGAGAAGGCCTACG ACGCCGTGGTGTTGAAGTACTCGAGGGCCGCTGATGTCTGGATAGGCTCTGAGAGCAGTGTTTATGTCGGGAAACTGATGGGTGTCCAGGGCAAACAGAGACGAGCCATCGAGGTGCAGTACCTTCACCAGGAACAACTTCTCAGCAG CTATGTAGGAAAGGAATATCTGAAGGCTAAAGGGCTCCACGCGCACCTCGATGACGTGGAGAGACAGATGACCGCGCAGTACTACGTTACGGAGTTTAATAAACGCCTGTACGATAATAACGTCACGACCCAGATCTTCTTCATCCCGTCTGAAGTGCTGCTG ATTCTGGAGAAGGATCGAATCGTGACCTGTTTGTCTGCAGAGCCGTACATGTCCGGGACGTTCGTAAAACTCACAAACAACACACGGGATACTGACGAGAGGCATGACGCCACTAAATACGGCATCGCCTTCGGTCACTTCACCTACGAGTTCTCCGCTCATCAAGAGGTCGTGGTGGATCTGCAGG GGTGGATCACGGCGAACGGCAAGGGCTTGACGTATCTGACCGACCCTCAGATTCACTCGCTGCTGAAGCCCAGGTCCAGTAACTTCCAGCAGACCGGGATCGACAACTTCATCAGGCATCAGCACGGAGACCAGTGCAACGAGATCTGTCGCGCCGCCGGACTCGCGCACATCGGACCTACTGGGCGTCAAAAACCGGCTTGA